In one Cyclopterus lumpus isolate fCycLum1 chromosome 24, fCycLum1.pri, whole genome shotgun sequence genomic region, the following are encoded:
- the hmgn3 gene encoding high mobility group nucleosome-binding domain-containing protein 3 isoform X8 has translation MPKRKSPEGPEGKEASKVTKQEPPRRSERLSAKPSAKPETKAKKAIVKVADDKAPKAKKSVPKGKKDDGPAHNGETKTNEETEEAEEKE, from the exons ATGCCGAAGAGGAAG TCTCCAGAGGGCCCCGAGGGCAAGGAGGCCTCCAAAGTCACAAAGCAAGAG CCCCCCAGAAGGTCGGAGAGATTGTCAGCG AAACCTTCAGCCAAGCCTGAGACCAAGGCCAAGAAGGCCATCgtcaag GTGGCAGACGATAAGGCGCCGAAGGCAAAGAAAAGCGTCCCTAAGGGTAAGAAGGATGACGGCCCCGCCCACAACGGAGAGACCAAGACCAATGAG GAAActgaggaggcggaggagaaggagtaa
- the hmgn3 gene encoding high mobility group nucleosome-binding domain-containing protein 3 isoform X7 → MPKRKSPEGPEGKEASKVTKQEPPRRSERLSAKPSAKPETKAKKAIVKKVADDKAPKAKKSVPKGKKDDGPAHNGETKTNEETEEAEEKE, encoded by the exons ATGCCGAAGAGGAAG TCTCCAGAGGGCCCCGAGGGCAAGGAGGCCTCCAAAGTCACAAAGCAAGAG CCCCCCAGAAGGTCGGAGAGATTGTCAGCG AAACCTTCAGCCAAGCCTGAGACCAAGGCCAAGAAGGCCATCgtcaag AAGGTGGCAGACGATAAGGCGCCGAAGGCAAAGAAAAGCGTCCCTAAGGGTAAGAAGGATGACGGCCCCGCCCACAACGGAGAGACCAAGACCAATGAG GAAActgaggaggcggaggagaaggagtaa
- the hmgn3 gene encoding high mobility group nucleosome-binding domain-containing protein 3 isoform X3, translating into MPKRKSPEGPEGKEASKVTKQEPPRRSERLSAKPSAKPETKAKKAIVKKVADDKAPKAKKSVPKGKKDDGPAHNGETKTNEIYVSRPSVSVSSIRSSAPSSMSVRGQSETVRVKGN; encoded by the exons ATGCCGAAGAGGAAG TCTCCAGAGGGCCCCGAGGGCAAGGAGGCCTCCAAAGTCACAAAGCAAGAG CCCCCCAGAAGGTCGGAGAGATTGTCAGCG AAACCTTCAGCCAAGCCTGAGACCAAGGCCAAGAAGGCCATCgtcaag AAGGTGGCAGACGATAAGGCGCCGAAGGCAAAGAAAAGCGTCCCTAAGGGTAAGAAGGATGACGGCCCCGCCCACAACGGAGAGACCAAGACCAATGAG atctacGTGTCCCGTCCGTCTGTCAGCGTGTCCTCCATCAGAAGCTCGGCTCCCTCCTCGATGTCGGTGAGAGGGCAGAGCGAGACGGTCAGAGTCAAGG GAAActga
- the hmgn3 gene encoding high mobility group nucleosome-binding domain-containing protein 3 isoform X5: MPKRKSPEGPEGKEASKVTKQEPPRRSERLSAKPSAKPETKAKKAIVKKVADDKAPKAKKSVPKGKKDDGPAHNGETKTNETSGSTGGQFRGEKGTIHAATRRALCSRN; this comes from the exons ATGCCGAAGAGGAAG TCTCCAGAGGGCCCCGAGGGCAAGGAGGCCTCCAAAGTCACAAAGCAAGAG CCCCCCAGAAGGTCGGAGAGATTGTCAGCG AAACCTTCAGCCAAGCCTGAGACCAAGGCCAAGAAGGCCATCgtcaag AAGGTGGCAGACGATAAGGCGCCGAAGGCAAAGAAAAGCGTCCCTAAGGGTAAGAAGGATGACGGCCCCGCCCACAACGGAGAGACCAAGACCAATGAG ACGTCCGGCTCCACCGGCGGTCAgttcagaggagagaaagggacgaTTCACGCCGCTACTAGACGAGCTCTGTGTTCCA GAAActga
- the hmgn3 gene encoding high mobility group nucleosome-binding domain-containing protein 3 isoform X2, whose protein sequence is MPKRKSPEGPEGKEASKVTKQEPPRRSERLSAKPSAKPETKAKKAIVKVADDKAPKAKKSVPKGKKDDGPAHNGETKTNEIYVSRPSVSVSSIRSSAPSSMSVRGQSETVRVKGTVECF, encoded by the exons ATGCCGAAGAGGAAG TCTCCAGAGGGCCCCGAGGGCAAGGAGGCCTCCAAAGTCACAAAGCAAGAG CCCCCCAGAAGGTCGGAGAGATTGTCAGCG AAACCTTCAGCCAAGCCTGAGACCAAGGCCAAGAAGGCCATCgtcaag GTGGCAGACGATAAGGCGCCGAAGGCAAAGAAAAGCGTCCCTAAGGGTAAGAAGGATGACGGCCCCGCCCACAACGGAGAGACCAAGACCAATGAG atctacGTGTCCCGTCCGTCTGTCAGCGTGTCCTCCATCAGAAGCTCGGCTCCCTCCTCGATGTCGGTGAGAGGGCAGAGCGAGACGGTCAGAGTCAAGGGTACGGTCGAGTGCTTCTAA
- the hmgn3 gene encoding high mobility group nucleosome-binding domain-containing protein 3 isoform X1 encodes MPKRKSPEGPEGKEASKVTKQEPPRRSERLSAKPSAKPETKAKKAIVKKVADDKAPKAKKSVPKGKKDDGPAHNGETKTNEIYVSRPSVSVSSIRSSAPSSMSVRGQSETVRVKGTVECF; translated from the exons ATGCCGAAGAGGAAG TCTCCAGAGGGCCCCGAGGGCAAGGAGGCCTCCAAAGTCACAAAGCAAGAG CCCCCCAGAAGGTCGGAGAGATTGTCAGCG AAACCTTCAGCCAAGCCTGAGACCAAGGCCAAGAAGGCCATCgtcaag AAGGTGGCAGACGATAAGGCGCCGAAGGCAAAGAAAAGCGTCCCTAAGGGTAAGAAGGATGACGGCCCCGCCCACAACGGAGAGACCAAGACCAATGAG atctacGTGTCCCGTCCGTCTGTCAGCGTGTCCTCCATCAGAAGCTCGGCTCCCTCCTCGATGTCGGTGAGAGGGCAGAGCGAGACGGTCAGAGTCAAGGGTACGGTCGAGTGCTTCTAA
- the hmgn3 gene encoding high mobility group nucleosome-binding domain-containing protein 3 isoform X4, whose product MPKRKSPEGPEGKEASKVTKQEKPSAKPETKAKKAIVKKVADDKAPKAKKSVPKGKKDDGPAHNGETKTNEIYVSRPSVSVSSIRSSAPSSMSVRGQSETVRVKGTVECF is encoded by the exons ATGCCGAAGAGGAAG TCTCCAGAGGGCCCCGAGGGCAAGGAGGCCTCCAAAGTCACAAAGCAAGAG AAACCTTCAGCCAAGCCTGAGACCAAGGCCAAGAAGGCCATCgtcaag AAGGTGGCAGACGATAAGGCGCCGAAGGCAAAGAAAAGCGTCCCTAAGGGTAAGAAGGATGACGGCCCCGCCCACAACGGAGAGACCAAGACCAATGAG atctacGTGTCCCGTCCGTCTGTCAGCGTGTCCTCCATCAGAAGCTCGGCTCCCTCCTCGATGTCGGTGAGAGGGCAGAGCGAGACGGTCAGAGTCAAGGGTACGGTCGAGTGCTTCTAA
- the hmgn3 gene encoding high mobility group nucleosome-binding domain-containing protein 3 isoform X6 yields the protein MPKRKSPEGPEGKEASKVTKQEKPSAKPETKAKKAIVKVADDKAPKAKKSVPKGKKDDGPAHNGETKTNEIYVSRPSVSVSSIRSSAPSSMSVRGQSETVRVKGTVECF from the exons ATGCCGAAGAGGAAG TCTCCAGAGGGCCCCGAGGGCAAGGAGGCCTCCAAAGTCACAAAGCAAGAG AAACCTTCAGCCAAGCCTGAGACCAAGGCCAAGAAGGCCATCgtcaag GTGGCAGACGATAAGGCGCCGAAGGCAAAGAAAAGCGTCCCTAAGGGTAAGAAGGATGACGGCCCCGCCCACAACGGAGAGACCAAGACCAATGAG atctacGTGTCCCGTCCGTCTGTCAGCGTGTCCTCCATCAGAAGCTCGGCTCCCTCCTCGATGTCGGTGAGAGGGCAGAGCGAGACGGTCAGAGTCAAGGGTACGGTCGAGTGCTTCTAA